In the genome of Etheostoma cragini isolate CJK2018 chromosome 5, CSU_Ecrag_1.0, whole genome shotgun sequence, the window GTGTTCACATGTTGAAAACAAACGTGAAAAAAATGGAGGTACAGTCTGTGATTTGTGAATACACTTAAACTAATGTGGAAAAGAGAAGAGCAGACAGTGTTGAATATCTGTCAATATAATTTGGTCAGCTTAactaaaattagaaaaaatactctttacattttaatatttctttcttctcaATTATAAAAATTACAGATCATAGTAGCTACCTTAGCTGGTTATTTTTTCTAACAAAACTGCTAGTGTTATCACAGCTACACTCTTACTATTGTCTGAATAGTAACACGTTTGAATGAATGTCAGTGTGTCTTGTCCTTGTTTGCATCAGCTTTCACTTCATGGTTCCatgactttttcctttttctttctgttggccTCCGGGGCGGTGATAACACATTATCACCGGGGGTTCATCAAAGCAAAGTAACAGGCTGAAAACAAAGCAGTACATTGTCACTTTAACTTGACCCGGCCTTAAAATGCAGATCTTTTTAGAAACAGTGGGAGGTCACATTCTATGTACTGTAGCAGAACACTAATATATCCCTTAGTCCTTTTTTCACTTCTCACCTGCACTTCATTTGTCACCAGTAAAGCAACTGGgacaatttatattttgtatgcCAATGTGTGAGAGATAGCTAACTCTGTAgtccctcccttcttctctgTCCGCCTATGATAGTTTACTTTACATCAACACTTCCCCCATTGCTGCCTGGCACTGTTGGAAAACAGATACTGTCgctccacttcctgttttcactTGACATGCCGTGTGCGTTTATCACCACCTTAGTTAAATCCCTGCAGATGAACTTTTCTGTGTTTGAACCAATAATAGggacatacagtgaggaaaataagtatttgaacaccctgctaattttcaagttctcccacttagatatcatggaggggtctgaaattgtcatcgtaggtgcattttcactgtgagagacatgatctaaaaagaaaaatacagaaatcacaatgtatgatttatttgtatgagacagctgcaaataagtatttgaacacctgagaaaatcgaTGTTAacatttggtacagtagcctttgattgtagttccagaggtcaaatgtttcctgtagttttttgccaggtttgcacacactgcagaagggattttggccacctcctccacacagatcttctctagatcagtcgcGTTTTAGGGGTTGTCGCTAAGAAAcatggagtttgagctccctccaaagattctctattgggtttaggtctggagactggctaggccacgccagaaccttgatatgcttcttacagagccacttcttggttatcctggctgtgtgctttgggtcagtgtcgtgttggaagacccagcctcgacccatcttcaatgctctaactgagggaaggaggttgttccccaaaatcttgcaatacatggccccggtcatcctctccttaatagaGTGCAGTCttcctgtcccatgtgcagaaaaacacccccaaagcatgatgctaccctccccccatgcttcacagtagggatggtgttcttggtatagaactcatcattcttcttcctccaaacacggttagtggaattatgaccaaaaacttctattttggtctcatctgatcacatgactttctcccgtgactcctctggatcatccaaatggtcattggtaAACTTAAGACGGGCTTTGACATGTGCTGGggtaagcaggggaaccttcatAGCAtttgcatgatttcaaaccatgacgtcttagtgtattaccaacagtaatcttttttaggatcattgagaccccacgaggtgagatgtTGCATGGAGCCCTTGTcggagggagattgacagtcatgtttagcttcttccattttctaatgattgctccaacagtggaccttttttcaccaagctgcttggcaatttccccgtagccctttccagccttgtgaaggtgtacaattttgtctctagtgtctttggacagctctttggtcttggccatgttagtagttgaattcttactgattgtatgtggtggacaggtgtctttatgcagctaacgacctcaaacaggtacatctaatttaggataataaatagagtggaggtggacattttgaaggcagacaaacaggtctttgagggtcacaattgtagctgatagacaggtgttcaaatacttatttgcagctgtatcataaaaataaatagttaaaaaatcctacattgtaatttctgtatttttctttttagattatgtctctcacagtggacatgcacctacaatgacaattgcAGACCCcaccatgatttctaagtgggagaacttgcaaaatagcagggtgttcaaatacttatttttctcacaGTAGCTCTGCTTCAAAACAACACTAATTGCTGTGGGGTGGGGCGGCTTAACCAAAAACAAGAGATACAACTCATGAGGATAATATTCACAAGAACAAAATAAGTTACAGTGCAAATACTGAAAATCTTCAACCAAATAGGTAGTGTCTTTGATATTTCACCTGTGTAAAAGCAGCAAAGTGTATACatgctctgttacaagtaaaaatcaTGCATTCATTATCATGTACATGCATAATGTTAGATATAATAGCATAAAAATATAGGTAATTACAAACAATCAAAGTGCTCTTTGTGCaaaatggcccatttcagaataatgtatgttatattattggataataattattaatgcattaatgtgtgcataactttaatgttgcagctggtaaaagtggagctaattttaatcactttatatACTGCTGGGTAGTTTGTGAATAAAGTCCCATCTTATCTCAACCTCCAACAATACACAATCATTTCCGTTTTATAATACAACATTGCATGTATTACTCTGAATctacaaagagaagagaagcatTAAGTAGCCTAAAATTGCAGTAAAGTGAAGAAAGGTACAGGTAATCAATACTTGGTGACCTTCCACAAAAATCAGCCACTAACTCAGGCCTGACAATAAAGCTGATAAATAACTACTAGTAAATCAATAGAGGCATGCTCTAAATACttatctgaggtttctgtttttCAGAGCTTCCTTGGAAAACTGAAGAAACTGTGAGTATTGTGTCCTTAAGCAAAACTTCATTAATGTTGCTGTTAATTTATTATGCCTGAAATAAAATGGCACTCCATTATCTTACCTCTGCTCTTCCTGTCAGACATAGTGGACCTCCAGCTCCACCCAGAAGGACAGGTGAGATTTAACCTCAATGACAAACAGAAAGGACAATGTTTTGATTCCTCCTATCTTAGTTTCCTCACTAGATTACGGACTTTCTTTTCCCAACAGATGACAATGCAGCGTTTTTATGGCCACAGGATGAGTTTGTAAGTAGAAAGACAACACTTGAACAACACTGAATTTGGGCTATTATTAAAGGTGCTTCATGTGGAATTTGAATCATCTGTATCTTTATCTTATTCTTATCATACCACCACATTTTCCACAAGCCCTGTTGCTTCTTTTTGTAGGGGATAGTATATTGCTGCTAGTCCATCCCCCTCTCTAAGAAAGACTTCTTTATCTAAAtgaattataaaatgttttttcaatttgGCCTTTTACTCAATCAGAGCTATGTTGCTTGCAGAACATATAACTGCAtagttttttggttttattaacTGATACCATTGTACTAATGTCTTATTATTAATGTGATGCTGACTGTTTGCGAAAATAGACCTTCAAAATACtaattcattttcttattttctcagGATGACGATGAAGTTGACACGTATGAAGCGCCTCCCTGTGAGCGTCCGGCTCTGAAAGTCCctcagagagaagaggaggagaatgtTTATCTAGGTAACAGCACTGCAGTGAGTCATTGCTGCCTATAGGGTTGGGTATAAACAGTTCCTGTTCAGCATACTATTGACAATTCTTTTGCTTGGTCTACATTTTGCAGAGAGGATATCCAATCCTGCTAGTGAGCAGAGACAGGCTGCACCTCCACCCAGACCAAGCAAACCCTCGGTAACAGCCGCTCACAGTGCTCAAATTCTGTTCCTGGGTCTCTCTGCAACCGCcaatacatttgaaatgtgtttaaatataatgcatttcttttattaaacaatttGTCATCCAGAAACCTCAACAGCATGCAGAGGATTTCTTCTATGATCCCAAAACCAAGAAACGTGAGTCATTcatctgtatttatttgcatgtaCACACAACAGTGCATTTGGTGATTTTGTTCATTCATTGTACAACCTCACCTCTGTTCATTTTGTTAACCCATGTATTCAGCACCTGAGATAGACAGAAATGAGAAGCctgggagaaagaaaatgatgcCTCCTGCACCGGTCCGCTCTGCTCCTGCTCCAGGCCCTGCATCAAACATTGAAGAAGGTGCTGTGATCACGTCTGCAACACAAATAAGTCTTTCATAGAATAAATTCATCAGCCTGAAAATGACTGTTCACTGAGAGTAAAGGTTAATGTATTAATGAGGTGATAGGACAACTTCACATGCTTACATTTATACTTGTTTTATTAGTTGTGTGCTTCCACAGAAATACAATCCCTTGATGAGCATAATCCCAACCAGGGAAAGCTTTTGCATTTGCTGTAGCTGCTGCACACCTGTTCTGGTGTCTCAAAGATCCCAACAAAAATCCTAACAGCTGAGCTGCATCTCAAGCCTCAGACTCAACTTAATCTGCAAGAACACCAAAGCAATCATCACTTTGCACCGATAATGTTGCCAAAATTGTCACATTGTTGGACATCAATAGAAGATTATTTCCACACCGTTTGACGTTGACAGATTGTCAACGGTCAAAGTTTCATGAGAAAACTATGTAAGCATTATGTAAGCACCTCTAGATCTGATTCATCTTTTACTTCTTTATCTTCTGCCCCACCAATATACCACAGCACAGAATGGGGGACACATTCTCTGGTCCcctgtgtttgactgtgtgtgttgttgactCTTTTAAACACTGTGTTCAGTCTTTTTTGGGCCGTTCACCATCACTAAAGGCTTGTATGATATCATAACAACACAAATCAATaccagtattttctttctgcatTTCAGATGTGTATCTGGATCCAAATGAAGAACatgtaagataagataagataaatcAACAATACTTAAAGCTTAATACATGAGGAGCAAAGAGCCTTGGTATGAGAGAATAATGGGTGTAACAGGTAATAAATGCCATGCTGTACACATGTATATGATTGGATGTTACCAGCCACATACAGTAGCTGTGAATTAGCCAGTCATGACAAAGCATGAATGAAACTATTACAAGCGTCAATGCTATGCCCGAACAGTGAAATGTTATGCCTCATTACTGGGCTTCGATGCTCATTCCCCACGGTTGGCACATTCCTCCATGTGTATAGATAAATTTGCATTGTCACAATATAAAGGAcatttttccttgcctctgttgcctagtggTTGGTCTTGGTGGggattgttgggtttctgtaaataacatcacagagtacagtCTTGActtgctcttttatgaaaagtgcattaagataactgttgttgtgatttggcgctatataaataacattttattgaaattcaactataataatatttgtcattttgtgtttcaGGAAGATAATGATGAGCTGTATTTAGAACCTACAGCTGGTAATTAGCTCTGTACTTTAAGTTTGCATGAACAGTTTGGTCTGTGAGTGATGATAAGACAGCAAATTTCTTTTCCTGGTAATGAAATGTTGAACACAAATTcaattttcctttccttctgcTCCTCAGCTTGCCCTCCTGCCACTAGTGGGCTGATGAGGATGCCGCCATCTCCCAAGACAGCATTTGTACCTTCTTCCATACCTATGTGAGTGGACTTTAACCCAAAGCAGCTTTCTACTTACTGCATAACCGCAGCAAGTTGCTACGCACTAACCAGTGATATGATCTGTCTGCATGGCTTCTTACGCAATGCCACATCAGACAGTGATGCTACTGTGTTTTGCAGGAAAATGCAAATGCTGCAGATATACATGAAGCATTACACAGTAAATATCTGGTACTAAACAcgcaatgaaaatgaatatacTCTCTATCTGCAGGATGAAGCCTCCGGTTCCCAGAGCTCAGTCTGTGAGTGTGTCCATTCATCTCAGTGTTTAGTCTTATAATGTTCTTATGCCATGCTCTGTCCTAATTCAAAGTAAGACTGTCAAGATAGAGGCTGATTTAGAAATGGAAGTTTTCATTCTCTCACTCTGTTTCCATTTCCTACATAGGAAATTAAACTCATCAGTGTAACACAGCAGTAACTTTTTATTTGCCTCCTTTCAGAATTCATTTTTGCCTTCCTTTAATGAGTTGACGACAGGTAAAGACCCCATCTTCTCTACTCTTTAAAAACTCATACAAAAATCATACATCAGCACAAACTACatccaaaataaatcattttgattGTGATAATGTAGAGtatacatgtcttttttttttagcttcttCAGTTGAAGCAAGACGTGGCACATTTCCTACCAAACTCCCTCCACCAACTCCCAGTTATAAGCCTCGTCTGCCAGTAAACCTGAAGGAAGCCAAAGACAGGTAAGGGATGAAGGGTACAAAGAGATTAGTTGAAACAGCAGATGAAAGTGTTAAAACTGCAATGATTCATGTAGATTTTCAGCATGTTTTTGCAGTTGATCCCCATCTGCAAGTACAAGCATACATCAGAATTAAATTCAGTGTATAACATTAGccttcttgtcttttttcaagCCTTCTGAATACTCCTATGGCAGACACAAAGCCTGTGGGTAAGCTCACATTTTTTTATCCTAGAGATGACTGTGATCATTTGGGGTCTGCTTAGTCTTCATTTAAATTCAAGCATTGCTTGGATCATACTTTGCTTCTTTTTAACCATATTTATTAACCCTCTGACTGTTCCCAAGTACGGATTTCCCAATCATGGGAAAacacatgacattttttctATCTCTTGCAAGCCATCCCTGGTGGTATGAGGGCAACCAAACAATCTGGGAATGAGGTATGTTATTGATCTGCACACAGAAAATCGAACACAAGTTTGAGAAAAGGTTTAGTCTGGTTAACATATATAAGTCACATTACAGGACAAAGAATGGTTTGCTGGAGATTGCAACAGGAAGACAGCTGAGGATCTGTTGTTGAGGGTCAACAAGGTAAACTAAACAATGTTATGTTTCCTTAATAATCTGTCAGTCTGGAGAGTCGTTTTACCAcaaccatttatttttataatacgTTCTTAACCAAGCAAACTCAAGGGCTTAAGGCAAGGGTGTTGCACAGACGATGGGGAAATTTGCTGAGTGTTTATGTGCATACTTTTGCTGACAGCCAAACCTGAGTAAGACAccttcatgtctttttttttttattcaccatCCCCCTCATTCTTATTCCATCCctcatttttgttcatttacatCCCTCATATTACTTCCCTGTTCTCTTGTAGTACTAATCGTCCTGACACAGCTTCCCAAAAAGGTTCTTCTCTATCCCTTTTTATTCCGTATTCTTTGTGTCATTCTTTTTCAgttcttcttctatttttcttctttgtagGACGGGGCCTTCCTCATCCGTCAAAGCTCAGCCCAGAGTTCCCGGCAGCCCTACACCCTCGCTGTGCTCTTCCAACAGAAGGTGTACAACATTCCCATCCGCTTCCTGGAAGAGCCACAAAGTTACGCCCTcggaaaagagggaaagaagaaCGAAGAGGTGAGAGCAAATTAAATTTAAGAGAGCGGAgcaaactaaaaacacaaaaaacacggAGTGAAAGATGAGATCGTCCTCCTGCTCTGAACACACAACCGTGGTGAAGCACCACTCGTTTAAAAACTCCAGCATGTCCTTCATTAGAGAGTGTAATCTGATGTCCAGCAGGAACTTTAGGTTTTTCATTCAATCACTTTATTctcctttgtctctctttcgCTATCAGATTTTCGGCACCCTCGATGAGATGATCTCTCACCACAAGAATAACCAGCTGCTTCTGATAGACAGCAAGAGCCAGGCCAAGCACACAACTTATTTAATCCACCCTGTACGCCCTTAAAACCATACTACTGGGAGCTTCTCTCATGGTTTCTCAAGCCACATGAGTTACACACAAGGATAATTGCAGTTTGAAACGTTTACAGTAGGTGAACCATGTCCCAGAAGTGTAATTAGAACCATCAGTGATACACCCAAAGTACTGTTTTCATGATGTTGTTTATAGATTGAAATAGACAATGCAAACTTTTGCTGCAATAAACCATTAGCAAAGAATATGTAAACGTCACAAACAGTGATGGTAAATGACAGCTTTAACTTACTGTAAAGCTCACAGATCCTCAAGTTATGTTGTTTGACAAAGtgctttttcctgttttgtcatCATGTTAGCAATGATTGCACAAGGTTAACTGTTCTTTGTTGGGATGAAGGGATGATGactcacttttaaaaatacaaacagcaTGTCTTTGTTGTTATGTGATTTCAAACCACATAACACGTGCAGCTTAAACTTTCACCTTAACATTGTGCCTCCTGCTCATTTCCAGTTTTACAGTATGGTCATGTGTGATAATCCGCTGAGATAAATGTCTCcatgaatcattttattttagtcacAAGTACAAATTTGGGTGTTTATCTTTTTCCAAgtttgaatatactgtatgttacaggTTTCTTTTCTGTGGTATATTGTAGACATTGTGCAATACAGTCAAGtcaaaatgcatctttttatttaatttttttcactaAAGTTTCCTTATATATTTACTGTTGTTGGCCAGTAAGCGGCTGGTCTTTATTTATCCCTGCAGTGTTTGTGGTTAATTGAGAGGATAGGTTTATGGTTGAGAAAGTCCTTTGATTAAATTCCAACATCCGCTGATGTCAAACCTCAACTCGCAATAGATCCTTGTCCAGTGAAGGTCAGTGTGGTGAGCGGAGGGTTTGTGGCTTTACCTAAGAagctgtgtgtgctgtgtgtgctgtGAGAACTGCTTCCAGGTGGCCATTGATTGCTGCCTGTCGAGCGAAACCACCTTCTCGGCCAAACCATAAATCTGCCAGCATACATGGCAGAATCCttccacattgtaaaaatcaCCATTATAcagataacaaaaaacaactctcCATATCACGGTACAGTGGCAGACCCAAATGCACGACTCAGACAGGTAATAAAA includes:
- the si:dkeyp-117b11.1 gene encoding B-cell linker protein isoform X1, producing MQMRSVRAALHILSLSFTFNLQNHLHPKTDTKKFPHDLSCKTQHQIITMSFLGKLKKLHSGPPAPPRRTDDNAAFLWPQDEFDDDEVDTYEAPPCERPALKVPQREEEENVYLERISNPASEQRQAAPPPRPSKPSKPQQHAEDFFYDPKTKKPPEIDRNEKPGRKKMMPPAPVRSAPAPGPASNIEEDVYLDPNEEHEDNDELYLEPTAACPPATSGLMRMPPSPKTAFVPSSIPMMKPPVPRAQSNSFLPSFNELTTASSVEARRGTFPTKLPPPTPSYKPRLPVNLKEAKDSLLNTPMADTKPVAIPGGMRATKQSGNEDKEWFAGDCNRKTAEDLLLRVNKDGAFLIRQSSAQSSRQPYTLAVLFQQKVYNIPIRFLEEPQSYALGKEGKKNEEIFGTLDEMISHHKNNQLLLIDSKSQAKHTTYLIHPVRP
- the si:dkeyp-117b11.1 gene encoding B-cell linker protein isoform X2, giving the protein MQMRSVRAALHILSLSFTFNLQNHLHPKTDTKKFPHDLSCKTQHQIITMSFLGKLKKLHSGPPAPPRRTDDNAAFLWPQDEFDDDEVDTYEAPPCERPALKVPQREEEENVYLERISNPASEQRQAAPPPRPSKPSKPQQHAEDFFYDPKTKKPPEIDRNEKPGRKKMMPPAPVRSAPAPGPASNIEEDVYLDPNEEHEDNDELYLEPTAACPPATSGLMRMPPSPKTAFVPSSIPMMKPPVPRAQSNSFLPSFNELTTVEARRGTFPTKLPPPTPSYKPRLPVNLKEAKDSLLNTPMADTKPVAIPGGMRATKQSGNEDKEWFAGDCNRKTAEDLLLRVNKDGAFLIRQSSAQSSRQPYTLAVLFQQKVYNIPIRFLEEPQSYALGKEGKKNEEIFGTLDEMISHHKNNQLLLIDSKSQAKHTTYLIHPVRP